A window of the Methylobacterium sp. FF17 genome harbors these coding sequences:
- a CDS encoding strawberry notch family protein, giving the protein MNISILAQHVQDSTALSPSPAPAAILQAASRLADQFAQGRALETGALRGAMEAACGGSDADGLWLWKDAYEAGEVAQTLFLRRFWPAIRAKAGSPAARLAMLGRIAGLLPTQTRRSEESEAFQQFSTPLEIGYVAALAAGLRPGEALLEPSAGTGLLAVHAELAGARLHLNELAQTRAGLLRALYPAGAVTQLDAAQIHDRLDPDVVPDVVLMNPPFSVAAHVEGRYRDATADHLRAALSRLAPGGRLVAITGESFRPDRPSSAAAFAALAERGGRLVFSAGLSGRAYAKHGTTVDVRLSVFDRAPAGEVSEPTAPLGLSQDPAALLDAVLAGVPPRFAPAPAPDPRRIIPGLSRRVGLAPRMVAVRPSAPRSAPAAAVAAKSAEPIAYTVIEALPATLAAEAALYEDYALETLRIDGGQPHPTPLVQSTAMASVRLPRPSHAPRLPASVVETGLLSDCQIETVIYAGAAHARHLPGHWTVDETGTVLAAAAAAAGAEGAVRFRQGFFLGDGTGAGKGRQVAGIILDNWLSGRRRALWVSKSDALLEDAQRDWRHLGREPLQIVPLSRFAPGKPVTLSEGILFTTFATLRGAGRNGAGSRLDQVCDWLGPDFDGVIALDEAHQLANAAAGSGDRGVVEASQQGKAGLALQYRLPDARVLYVSATGAVTVEKLAYAHRLGLWGGGSFPFPTRSDFVTAMQQGGLAAMEVLARDLKALGLYTARSLSYAGVEVEMLEHRLTPEQTAIYDAYADAFQVIHTNLDAALKASGVTGASGTLNRAAKSAARSAFESSKQRFFNHLLTAMKCPSLIAAVEAGIAEGHAAVVQIVSTGEALMERRLAQIPSDEWGDLQVDVTPREYVMEYLASAFPTQLYEPYTDEGGTILSRPVIDAEGRPVQCREAVERRDALIEHLCALAPVQSALDQLVQHFGTDAVAEVTGRSRRIVRRTGKDGVDRLVLQNRPGAANLSETQAFQDDEKRILVFSDAGGTGRSYHADRGAKNQRLRVHYLLEAGWKADAAVQGLGRTNRTNQAQAPLFRPVTTDVKGEKRFLSTIARRLDTLGAITRGQRQTGGQGLFRPEDNLEGPYAATALRQLYWAIVRGEIAGCPLKEFEAMTGLALTSETGGLLDELPPIGRFLNRVLALRIAVQNRLFEAFEERLALVIEGAISAGVYDVGVEVLTAESFTVTDRAVAYTHPRSGARTHLLTIAERRRLKPLDLDAALDLIAEGYQPVVNAKSGRPALAGRAASETREDGSVVARVRLVRPLQRQILDRDQFDRSQFREAGAAAFRAAWSGELASLPEFEERTLHVVTGLLLPIWDRLPGIDMRVFRLVTDAGERIVGRVVEPEDLPVTRERLGLGAGTAMAPAEAFAALLSGRAGLELTGGLQVRRVRVMGEDRVELIGASDSARAGLKALGLFAEVIAWRTRLFIPAGERGPAILTALLDRHPLLRCTNAKGHA; this is encoded by the coding sequence CGCCCAGCACGTCCAGGACAGCACCGCCCTCAGCCCAAGCCCGGCCCCGGCCGCGATCCTGCAGGCCGCCTCGCGCCTCGCCGATCAATTCGCGCAGGGCAGGGCGCTCGAGACGGGCGCCCTGCGCGGCGCCATGGAGGCCGCCTGCGGCGGCAGCGACGCCGACGGCCTCTGGCTGTGGAAGGACGCCTACGAGGCCGGCGAGGTCGCCCAGACCCTGTTCCTGCGCCGGTTCTGGCCGGCGATCCGGGCCAAGGCCGGGTCTCCGGCCGCGCGGCTGGCCATGCTCGGCCGGATCGCCGGCCTGCTGCCGACCCAGACCCGCCGCTCCGAGGAGAGCGAGGCGTTCCAGCAATTCTCGACCCCGCTGGAGATCGGCTACGTCGCCGCGCTCGCGGCCGGCCTGCGGCCGGGCGAGGCGCTGCTGGAGCCCTCGGCCGGCACCGGCCTGCTCGCGGTCCACGCCGAGCTCGCCGGCGCACGCCTCCACCTCAACGAACTGGCCCAGACCCGCGCGGGCCTGCTGCGGGCGCTGTACCCGGCCGGCGCCGTCACGCAGCTCGACGCGGCCCAGATCCACGACCGGCTCGACCCGGACGTGGTCCCCGACGTGGTGCTGATGAACCCGCCCTTCTCGGTCGCGGCGCATGTCGAGGGCCGCTACCGCGACGCCACCGCCGACCACCTGCGCGCGGCGCTGTCGCGCCTTGCCCCCGGAGGACGCCTGGTCGCCATCACCGGCGAGAGTTTCCGCCCCGATCGCCCGTCCAGCGCCGCCGCCTTCGCGGCGCTGGCTGAGCGGGGCGGGCGGCTGGTGTTCTCCGCCGGCCTGTCGGGCCGCGCCTATGCGAAGCACGGCACCACCGTCGACGTGCGCCTGTCGGTATTCGACCGTGCCCCGGCCGGTGAGGTGAGTGAGCCCACGGCGCCGCTCGGGCTGAGCCAGGATCCTGCCGCGCTGCTGGACGCGGTCCTGGCCGGTGTCCCGCCGCGCTTCGCGCCGGCCCCAGCTCCGGACCCCCGCCGCATCATCCCCGGCCTGTCCCGCCGTGTCGGACTCGCACCGCGCATGGTTGCCGTCCGCCCGTCCGCACCGCGATCAGCGCCCGCTGCGGCGGTGGCGGCCAAGAGCGCCGAGCCGATCGCCTACACGGTGATCGAGGCGCTGCCCGCCACGCTCGCGGCGGAGGCGGCGCTGTACGAGGACTATGCGCTGGAGACGCTGCGCATCGACGGCGGCCAGCCGCACCCGACCCCGCTCGTCCAGTCGACCGCGATGGCCTCGGTGCGCCTGCCCCGGCCGAGCCACGCCCCCCGCCTGCCGGCGTCGGTCGTCGAGACCGGCCTGCTCTCGGACTGCCAGATCGAGACGGTGATCTACGCCGGCGCCGCCCATGCTCGCCACCTGCCCGGCCACTGGACCGTCGACGAGACCGGCACCGTCCTCGCGGCCGCGGCCGCGGCCGCGGGTGCGGAGGGTGCGGTGCGCTTCCGCCAGGGCTTCTTCCTCGGCGACGGCACCGGCGCCGGCAAGGGCCGCCAGGTCGCCGGGATCATCCTCGACAACTGGCTCTCCGGCCGGCGCCGGGCGCTGTGGGTGTCGAAATCCGACGCGCTGCTGGAGGACGCCCAGCGCGACTGGCGCCATCTCGGCCGCGAGCCGCTCCAGATCGTGCCGCTCTCCCGCTTCGCCCCCGGCAAGCCGGTGACGCTCTCGGAAGGCATCCTGTTCACGACCTTCGCCACCCTGCGCGGGGCGGGCCGCAACGGTGCCGGCTCGCGCCTCGACCAGGTCTGCGATTGGCTCGGGCCGGACTTCGACGGCGTGATCGCCCTCGACGAGGCCCACCAGCTCGCCAACGCCGCCGCCGGCTCCGGGGACCGCGGCGTGGTCGAGGCCTCGCAGCAGGGCAAGGCGGGGCTGGCGCTCCAGTACCGCCTGCCCGACGCCCGGGTGCTCTACGTCAGCGCCACCGGAGCCGTCACGGTCGAGAAGCTGGCCTACGCCCACCGCCTCGGCCTGTGGGGCGGGGGCAGCTTCCCGTTCCCGACCCGATCCGATTTCGTGACCGCCATGCAGCAGGGCGGGCTCGCGGCGATGGAGGTTCTGGCCCGCGACCTGAAGGCGCTCGGCCTCTACACCGCCCGCTCGCTGTCCTATGCCGGCGTCGAGGTCGAGATGCTCGAGCACAGGCTGACCCCCGAGCAGACGGCGATCTATGATGCCTACGCCGACGCCTTCCAGGTGATCCACACCAACCTCGATGCGGCGCTCAAGGCCTCGGGCGTCACCGGCGCGTCCGGAACGCTGAACCGGGCGGCCAAGTCCGCGGCGCGCTCGGCCTTCGAGTCGAGCAAGCAGCGCTTCTTCAACCACCTGCTCACGGCGATGAAGTGCCCCTCCCTGATCGCGGCGGTCGAGGCCGGGATCGCGGAAGGCCACGCCGCCGTCGTCCAGATCGTCTCGACCGGCGAGGCGCTGATGGAGCGGCGCCTGGCCCAGATCCCCTCGGACGAATGGGGCGACCTTCAGGTCGACGTCACGCCGCGCGAGTACGTCATGGAGTACCTCGCCAGCGCCTTCCCGACCCAGCTCTACGAGCCCTACACCGACGAGGGCGGCACGATCCTGTCCCGGCCGGTCATCGACGCCGAGGGTCGGCCCGTGCAATGCCGCGAGGCGGTCGAGCGCCGCGACGCCCTGATCGAGCACCTGTGCGCCCTCGCCCCCGTGCAATCGGCGCTCGATCAGTTGGTGCAGCACTTCGGCACCGACGCCGTCGCCGAGGTGACCGGCCGCTCGCGCCGGATCGTGCGCCGGACGGGCAAGGACGGGGTCGACCGCCTCGTGCTCCAGAACCGGCCGGGTGCGGCCAATCTCAGCGAGACCCAGGCCTTCCAGGACGACGAGAAGCGGATCCTGGTGTTCTCCGATGCCGGCGGCACCGGGCGCAGCTACCATGCCGACCGGGGCGCGAAGAACCAGCGCCTGCGCGTCCACTACCTGCTGGAGGCCGGCTGGAAGGCCGACGCCGCGGTGCAGGGGTTGGGCCGCACCAACCGCACGAACCAGGCGCAGGCCCCGCTGTTCCGGCCGGTCACCACCGACGTGAAGGGCGAGAAGCGCTTCCTCTCCACCATCGCGCGCCGCCTCGACACGCTCGGGGCGATCACGCGGGGCCAGCGCCAGACCGGCGGCCAGGGCCTGTTCCGGCCCGAGGACAACCTGGAGGGACCCTACGCCGCCACGGCCCTGCGCCAGCTCTACTGGGCGATCGTGCGGGGCGAGATCGCCGGCTGCCCGCTCAAGGAATTCGAGGCGATGACCGGGCTGGCGCTCACCAGCGAGACCGGGGGCCTGCTCGACGAGCTGCCGCCGATCGGCCGCTTCCTCAACCGCGTCCTGGCGCTGCGCATCGCCGTCCAGAACCGCCTGTTCGAGGCGTTCGAGGAGCGCCTGGCCCTGGTGATCGAGGGCGCGATCAGCGCCGGGGTCTACGATGTCGGGGTCGAGGTGCTCACCGCCGAGTCGTTCACGGTCACCGACCGCGCGGTGGCCTACACCCATCCCCGCAGCGGCGCCCGCACACATCTCCTCACCATTGCCGAGCGGCGCCGGCTCAAGCCGCTCGACCTCGATGCCGCCCTCGACCTGATCGCGGAGGGCTATCAGCCGGTGGTCAACGCCAAGTCCGGCCGCCCGGCGCTCGCCGGTCGCGCGGCGAGCGAGACCCGGGAGGACGGCTCGGTGGTGGCGCGGGTGCGCCTGGTGCGTCCGCTCCAGCGCCAGATCCTCGACCGGGACCAGTTCGACCGCTCGCAGTTCAGGGAGGCCGGCGCGGCCGCGTTCCGGGCCGCCTGGAGCGGCGAACTCGCCAGCCTGCCCGAATTCGAGGAGCGCACCCTGCACGTCGTCACCGGCCTGCTCCTGCCGATCTGGGACCGGCTGCCGGGCATCGACATGCGTGTGTTCCGCCTCGTGACCGACGCGGGCGAGCGCATCGTCGGCCGCGTCGTCGAGCCCGAGGACCTGCCCGTCACCCGCGAGCGGCTCGGCCTCGGCGCCGGCACCGCCATGGCTCCGGCCGAGGCCTTCGCCGCCCTGCTCTCCGGCCGGGCCGGCCTGGAACTCACCGGCGGCCTGCAGGTCCGGCGCGTGCGGGTGATGGGCGAGGACCGGGTCGAGCTGATCGGGGCGAGCGACAGCGCCCGGGCTGGCCTGAAGGCGCTCGGGCTGTTCGCCGAGGTGATCGCTTGGCGCACCCGCCTGTTCATCCCCGCCGGGGAGCGCGGGCCGGCGATCCTGACGGCTCTGCTCGACCGTCATCCGCTGCTGCGTTGCACAAACGCCAAAGGCCACGCTTAA